One genomic window of Microbacterium testaceum StLB037 includes the following:
- a CDS encoding glycosyltransferase family 9 protein, translated as MRSLLRRAVWQINAIRHRDPLSPAVFARLFGARRRRPWDPTVRPRRIVVLRSDEIGDTSTTLALFAAIRAHWPEATVHFVLKPGPATMFHATPTVDRVIEWMPVTEGSALKRQILTARQGLRRFGLRGYDLAILPRWDFDDTPVRYLAVASRARSVVGFAPVPEREPEWFGPQDKLLTDVISRGTTPRLTVGQLRRVAEYLGLPWEDHRLPPVGRGLFDDADLRAATAKASLGDTDGIVVGLGIGARDAKRQWPVEDLAEVMQNLAAERPVAVQILGGGVDTARARELVSLLEARGIRAVDLAGKLSLSESAAAISRCDVFLGNDSGLQHISSSLEVPTVVVTCHPASGSPWSDNAPERFGPWSARSAMLQPSHPADGCVDECVAREPHCIRAVRPDEVTAAVEGLLREPTD; from the coding sequence GTGCGTTCACTCCTCCGCCGGGCCGTCTGGCAGATCAACGCGATCCGTCACCGCGACCCGCTCTCCCCGGCCGTCTTCGCCCGTCTCTTCGGAGCCCGTCGGCGACGCCCCTGGGATCCGACGGTCCGCCCGCGGCGCATCGTCGTCCTCCGCAGCGACGAGATCGGCGACACCAGCACGACGCTGGCCCTCTTCGCCGCGATCCGCGCCCACTGGCCCGAGGCGACCGTGCACTTCGTGCTCAAGCCCGGACCCGCCACGATGTTCCACGCGACCCCGACCGTCGATCGAGTCATCGAATGGATGCCGGTGACGGAGGGGTCCGCGCTCAAGCGTCAGATCCTCACGGCGCGGCAGGGGCTCCGCCGCTTCGGCCTCCGGGGGTACGACCTCGCGATCCTGCCGCGGTGGGACTTCGACGACACCCCGGTCCGGTACCTGGCGGTCGCGTCGCGCGCGCGCTCGGTCGTCGGGTTCGCTCCGGTCCCCGAGCGCGAGCCGGAATGGTTCGGCCCGCAGGACAAGCTGCTCACCGATGTCATCTCACGCGGCACGACGCCGCGTCTCACGGTCGGGCAGTTGCGTCGCGTCGCCGAGTACCTCGGCCTCCCCTGGGAGGATCACCGCCTTCCGCCGGTCGGCCGAGGTCTCTTCGATGACGCCGACCTGCGCGCGGCGACCGCGAAGGCGAGCCTCGGCGACACCGACGGGATCGTGGTCGGCCTCGGCATCGGAGCTCGCGACGCGAAGCGTCAGTGGCCCGTCGAGGATCTCGCCGAAGTGATGCAGAACCTCGCCGCCGAGCGTCCCGTCGCGGTCCAGATCCTGGGCGGCGGCGTCGACACCGCCCGCGCCCGAGAGCTCGTCTCCTTGCTCGAAGCCCGCGGCATCCGAGCCGTCGATCTGGCCGGGAAGCTCAGCCTGAGCGAGAGCGCAGCCGCCATCTCGCGGTGCGATGTGTTCCTGGGCAACGACTCGGGCCTGCAGCACATCTCGAGCAGCCTCGAGGTGCCCACGGTCGTCGTGACCTGCCACCCCGCGAGCGGCTCGCCGTGGAGCGACAACGCCCCGGAACGCTTCGGCCCGTGGTCGGCGCGCAGCGCGATGCTGCAGCCGTCCCACCCCGCCGACGGGTGCGTCGACGAGTGCGTCGCGCGCGAACCCCACTGCATCCGAGCCGTGCGCCCCGACGAGGTCACCGCGGCCGTCGAGGGGCTGCTCCGGGAACCCACCGACTGA
- a CDS encoding glycosyltransferase family protein encodes MRLGRLRESVRRSRELPVVGPVVRAADRIWWARTIGRSELVDAEYYGTQLGFPRVPRSIAIAHYVAWGFRRGMSLNPLFDDIVAGGQLPEVFRVPALYAYLLSERETVRVHPWWDAEEYGRKHGGPGLEHAWTHRDAEIELTAAGHLRRATVDEMRRRALAAARTWRRHRASRGVKSTPGDVGLIRPIQARDRRYDRKLAQAAARAAHDRVIVPLVGVDASQWVSAHLLADVVPELGLSGERSRVTWPAMLHRAAAALDVDVSAVLDSRAEFTDDEIDALVDTARAHVVALPVHRAFDGTVLGVGAAETGGAAAWGILAEHPVEDLDALDAVVDVPLVHGLSMALPHAVLRETLERDAPTSATAFARALRSRTGAKALTGIRPVLEEPTLVFAEPRPSQKGSDRDRGVAADLVTAAGFDVLSWRTGEGRTVEPVRRWRRPTPDAERWAIKICAPAGRRGAVWGDMHFARGLAAALRRRGHTVVIDAFDARARRTADLDDVSVVVRGPYRIDPVGPGVSLQWIISHPDDLTRGELAQFDRVFAASERWSARTRERWGIDVQPLLEATDTDLFHPRGVDRTDEIVFVGTARGIARPSVVVPLRAGLPVRVYGPDWRPFIPHSAIAAQTIAHAELPRRYESASIVLNDQWPAMRRQGFIAMRPFDVVAVGGRVISEDVDGIEEIFGGAVIAYRDERHLLELLEADPDEIFPDRVRLGQIAERVRAEHSFDARAAILDEAARSARSARSARTGR; translated from the coding sequence ATGCGCCTGGGTCGCCTTCGGGAGAGTGTCCGCCGTTCTCGCGAACTCCCCGTCGTCGGACCGGTGGTCCGCGCCGCGGATCGCATCTGGTGGGCACGGACGATCGGCCGTTCGGAGCTGGTGGATGCCGAGTACTACGGCACCCAGCTCGGATTCCCGCGCGTACCCCGGTCCATCGCGATCGCGCACTACGTCGCGTGGGGCTTCCGCCGCGGGATGAGCCTGAACCCGCTGTTCGACGACATCGTCGCGGGGGGCCAGCTGCCGGAGGTCTTCCGCGTCCCCGCGCTGTACGCCTACCTGCTGAGCGAGCGGGAGACCGTCCGCGTGCACCCGTGGTGGGATGCCGAGGAGTACGGCCGGAAGCACGGTGGTCCCGGCCTCGAACACGCCTGGACCCACCGCGACGCGGAGATCGAGCTGACGGCGGCGGGACACCTCCGGCGAGCGACCGTCGACGAGATGCGCCGACGCGCGCTCGCCGCCGCGCGGACGTGGCGGCGGCACCGGGCGAGTCGCGGAGTGAAAAGCACACCCGGCGATGTGGGACTGATCCGCCCGATCCAAGCGCGCGATCGTCGATACGACCGCAAGCTCGCGCAGGCGGCCGCCAGAGCCGCCCACGACCGCGTGATCGTCCCTCTCGTCGGCGTCGATGCGTCGCAGTGGGTCTCGGCGCATCTGCTGGCCGACGTCGTCCCCGAACTCGGGCTCTCCGGCGAACGCTCCCGCGTGACCTGGCCCGCAATGCTCCATCGCGCCGCAGCGGCGCTCGACGTGGACGTCAGTGCGGTCCTCGACTCCCGTGCCGAGTTCACGGATGACGAGATCGACGCTCTCGTCGACACCGCTCGCGCACACGTCGTGGCGCTGCCGGTGCACCGTGCATTCGACGGCACGGTCCTCGGCGTCGGCGCCGCCGAGACGGGTGGTGCCGCCGCGTGGGGAATCCTCGCCGAGCATCCGGTCGAGGATCTCGACGCACTCGACGCCGTCGTCGATGTCCCCCTCGTGCACGGACTCAGCATGGCGCTGCCGCACGCGGTGCTGCGCGAGACGCTGGAGCGCGATGCACCGACGTCCGCGACGGCGTTCGCGCGCGCCTTGCGCTCTCGGACGGGGGCCAAAGCCCTCACCGGCATCCGCCCTGTGCTCGAGGAGCCGACCCTGGTCTTCGCCGAACCGCGTCCCTCGCAGAAGGGCAGCGATCGCGACCGCGGAGTCGCCGCCGACCTCGTCACGGCCGCCGGATTCGACGTCCTGTCGTGGCGGACGGGGGAGGGGCGTACGGTCGAACCGGTGCGTCGGTGGCGACGCCCCACTCCCGATGCCGAACGCTGGGCCATCAAGATCTGCGCACCGGCGGGTCGGCGCGGTGCCGTCTGGGGTGACATGCACTTCGCTCGCGGTCTCGCTGCAGCCCTCCGGCGGCGCGGCCATACCGTCGTGATCGATGCTTTCGATGCGCGGGCCCGGCGAACGGCTGATCTCGACGATGTCAGTGTCGTGGTGCGCGGGCCCTATCGCATCGATCCGGTGGGGCCCGGCGTCAGTCTGCAGTGGATCATCAGCCATCCCGACGACCTCACGCGCGGAGAACTCGCGCAGTTCGACCGTGTCTTCGCCGCCTCCGAGCGGTGGTCAGCGCGTACACGGGAGCGATGGGGAATCGACGTGCAGCCTCTCCTGGAAGCCACCGACACCGATCTGTTCCACCCGCGCGGTGTCGATCGCACCGATGAGATCGTCTTCGTCGGTACCGCGCGCGGTATCGCGCGACCGAGCGTGGTCGTGCCACTGCGGGCGGGGCTGCCCGTTCGCGTCTACGGACCCGACTGGCGTCCTTTCATCCCGCACTCCGCCATCGCCGCCCAGACCATCGCGCATGCCGAACTCCCCCGTCGCTACGAGTCGGCCTCGATCGTGCTCAACGACCAGTGGCCGGCGATGCGTCGCCAGGGTTTCATCGCGATGCGTCCGTTCGACGTCGTCGCCGTGGGAGGACGCGTGATCTCGGAGGACGTCGACGGGATCGAGGAGATCTTCGGCGGAGCCGTGATCGCCTACCGCGATGAACGGCACCTTCTCGAGTTGCTCGAGGCGGACCCCGACGAGATCTTTCCCGACCGGGTGCGCCTGGGGCAGATCGCGGAACGTGTCCGCGCGGAGCACTCCTTCGACGCTCGCGCCGCGATACTCGACGAGGCGGCTCGCAGCGCTCGCTCAGCCCGGTCGGCTCGTACCGGACGCTGA
- a CDS encoding glycosyltransferase family 2 protein, which translates to MPARAGIVVRTRHRPAFLRRALGDIAAQRSDDWQVVVVNDGGDAAEVDALVDEAALGDRVRVVHIAPGDGGRCVAANAGVRALETEYVVLHDDDDRWHPAFLERTVAWLDAHAAHAAVSAATEIVYEENRGGTWVEVGRAPFWAGMSRISLGEMMSVNRAVPISVVYRRRLHEEIGWYDETLDAVEDWDLYLRMLRDHEIGFLAGEPLAFWTQRPDSVGLDANSMFGLAAEHARDDAVVRDRALAEWVHREGPGLPLYLASLQTQLAAHVDEAVDRLRAELREDVRREIDAHQPLLSRVRRLRSRLRR; encoded by the coding sequence ATGCCTGCACGCGCCGGGATCGTCGTCCGCACCCGCCACCGCCCGGCGTTCCTCCGTCGGGCGCTCGGCGACATCGCCGCGCAGCGGTCCGACGACTGGCAGGTCGTCGTCGTCAACGACGGCGGTGACGCGGCCGAGGTCGATGCCCTCGTCGACGAGGCGGCACTCGGCGATCGCGTGCGCGTCGTCCACATCGCCCCCGGCGACGGCGGACGGTGCGTCGCGGCGAATGCGGGTGTGCGGGCCCTCGAGACCGAGTACGTGGTGCTGCACGACGACGACGACCGGTGGCATCCCGCTTTCCTCGAGCGCACGGTCGCGTGGCTCGACGCGCACGCCGCGCACGCGGCCGTGTCGGCGGCGACCGAGATCGTCTACGAGGAGAACCGCGGCGGCACCTGGGTCGAGGTCGGCCGCGCCCCGTTCTGGGCGGGTATGAGCCGCATCTCCCTCGGCGAGATGATGAGCGTGAATCGGGCCGTCCCGATCTCGGTCGTCTATCGACGCCGCCTGCACGAGGAGATCGGCTGGTACGACGAGACGCTCGACGCCGTCGAGGACTGGGACCTCTACCTGCGGATGCTGCGCGATCACGAGATCGGCTTCCTCGCGGGGGAGCCGCTGGCGTTCTGGACCCAGCGTCCCGACTCGGTCGGCCTCGACGCCAACAGCATGTTCGGTCTCGCGGCCGAGCACGCGCGCGACGACGCGGTGGTGCGCGACCGCGCGCTCGCCGAATGGGTGCACCGCGAAGGCCCAGGACTCCCGCTGTACCTCGCGTCGCTCCAGACCCAGCTCGCCGCGCACGTCGACGAGGCCGTCGACCGTCTCCGGGCCGAGCTGCGCGAGGACGTCCGCCGCGAGATCGACGCCCACCAGCCTCTGCTCTCGCGGGTGCGGCGGCTGCGGAGTCGCCTGAGACGGTGA
- a CDS encoding glycosyltransferase, with protein sequence MTVTLRVVLDQLVAPTSRDLAEASASLAQALIDTAPRGCDVASIVPSPGLPEDAGVTGLSAETRLSMRRRELAASWQLGVAPGVGKGLIHSPTALAPLVRHDRVNETHQIVVTLWDLRAWETPDELPRAEALASRALLSRVAKHADAVVVPTHAMAERLGELAKAKLVSKIRVIGGAPAAGMRVPSDAVGRLRALDLPTSMLALAGGSATSDGLADAFAAVTAAHWEGDVVVLDVPEGEEPAVVELAVAAGIPEARVHARGSLDQWDRAAVLSHASAFVSGCARTDWPWRAVDALAVGVPIVAVDTPVHREVLADAVALAPADDLGAALTRALGEDGARLRVLAGDRAKGFAWEPCADRIWALHAEL encoded by the coding sequence GTGACCGTCACTCTGCGCGTCGTGCTGGACCAGCTCGTCGCCCCCACCTCCCGTGATCTCGCCGAGGCCTCGGCGTCTCTCGCGCAGGCGCTGATCGACACCGCTCCGCGCGGATGCGACGTCGCCAGCATCGTCCCCTCGCCCGGCCTGCCCGAGGATGCCGGTGTGACCGGGCTGTCCGCCGAGACCCGCCTGTCCATGCGCCGGCGCGAGCTCGCGGCCTCCTGGCAGCTGGGCGTCGCCCCCGGCGTCGGCAAGGGGCTGATCCATTCACCGACGGCGCTCGCCCCGCTCGTCCGACACGACCGGGTCAACGAGACGCACCAGATCGTCGTGACGCTCTGGGACCTCCGCGCGTGGGAGACGCCCGACGAGCTGCCGCGCGCCGAGGCTCTCGCCTCCCGGGCTCTGCTGTCCCGCGTCGCGAAGCACGCTGACGCCGTCGTCGTCCCCACGCACGCGATGGCCGAGCGGCTCGGCGAACTGGCCAAGGCCAAGCTCGTGTCGAAGATCCGCGTGATCGGTGGGGCGCCGGCCGCCGGGATGCGTGTTCCGTCGGACGCGGTCGGTCGTCTTCGCGCCCTCGACCTGCCCACGTCGATGCTCGCCCTCGCGGGCGGCAGCGCAACCTCCGACGGCCTCGCGGACGCTTTCGCCGCCGTGACGGCCGCGCACTGGGAGGGCGACGTCGTCGTCCTCGACGTGCCCGAGGGGGAGGAGCCCGCGGTCGTCGAGCTCGCCGTCGCCGCCGGGATCCCCGAGGCGCGCGTGCACGCGCGCGGTTCGCTCGATCAGTGGGATCGCGCGGCCGTGCTCTCGCACGCGTCCGCCTTCGTCTCGGGGTGCGCCCGGACCGACTGGCCCTGGCGCGCGGTCGATGCGCTGGCCGTCGGCGTCCCGATCGTCGCGGTCGACACGCCCGTGCACCGGGAGGTCCTCGCGGATGCCGTGGCCCTCGCGCCCGCGGACGACCTCGGGGCCGCGCTGACGCGGGCTCTGGGCGAGGACGGCGCGCGCCTGCGGGTGCTCGCCGGCGACCGCGCGAAGGGCTTCGCCTGGGAGCCCTGCGCCGACCGCATCTGGGCGCTGCACGCCGAGCTCTAA
- a CDS encoding LCP family protein — MTLAPPRASGRSSLVEQRPLRNPDLGSTSVMTRRGWWLIVANLLLPGSAQVLAGNRRLGRFGLGATLALWVMIVLIALGALLAPSTVFAIATGSSIPDFLSWFRWVPLTLVQGVLIGYAVLWIVLTIDTLRLVRLVRTGPLARFGIAIVSIGLTSTLVAGAGWAVQTAGTTRDAFAEIFAQSAPVVPPSDGYYNILLLGADSGEGRDSMRFDSISVVSINAASGAVTITGIPRDMPNFPFAPGPMQDKYPNGHEGKFDPTCGWGSGINQLRTEVEVCQDGNALYPDAVAHGSEPGIEATKDAAEGILGIQIPYYVLLDMKGFANLVDALGGVDITVDERLPKGGPAYDGQPVDDWAFGWIEPGAQHMDGDTAQWYARSRYTTSDFDRMRRQRQLQEAILAQFTPQNVLTHFQEVAAAGTNIVETDLPQGLIAPTLVDLALKAKDQPVSTIELTPDGGVDEFDPDYAQVQQMVHDKLHPPTETETPAP, encoded by the coding sequence ATGACGCTCGCGCCGCCGCGCGCGTCCGGGCGCTCCTCGCTGGTCGAGCAGCGTCCCCTGCGCAATCCCGACCTCGGGTCGACGTCGGTCATGACGCGCCGCGGCTGGTGGTTGATCGTCGCGAACCTGCTCCTCCCCGGCTCCGCGCAGGTGCTGGCGGGCAACAGGCGCCTCGGTCGGTTCGGGCTCGGGGCGACCCTCGCGCTGTGGGTGATGATCGTGCTCATCGCGCTCGGCGCCCTTCTCGCGCCCAGCACCGTGTTCGCCATCGCGACCGGCTCCTCCATCCCCGACTTCCTCTCGTGGTTCCGCTGGGTGCCGCTCACGCTCGTCCAGGGCGTGCTCATCGGATACGCGGTGCTCTGGATCGTGCTGACGATCGACACTCTGCGTCTGGTCCGGCTCGTGCGGACCGGTCCGCTCGCACGCTTCGGCATCGCGATCGTCTCGATCGGTCTCACCAGCACGCTGGTGGCGGGCGCGGGATGGGCGGTGCAGACGGCCGGCACGACGCGTGACGCGTTCGCGGAGATCTTCGCGCAGTCCGCTCCCGTCGTCCCCCCGTCCGACGGCTACTACAACATCCTGCTGCTCGGGGCCGACTCCGGTGAAGGCCGCGACTCCATGCGCTTCGACAGCATCTCGGTGGTCTCGATCAACGCGGCCTCCGGCGCGGTGACCATCACCGGCATCCCGCGCGACATGCCGAACTTCCCCTTCGCCCCCGGTCCCATGCAGGACAAGTACCCCAACGGGCACGAGGGCAAGTTCGACCCGACCTGCGGCTGGGGCAGCGGCATCAACCAGCTGCGCACCGAGGTCGAGGTCTGCCAGGACGGAAATGCCCTGTACCCGGATGCCGTCGCCCACGGTTCCGAGCCGGGCATCGAGGCGACCAAGGACGCGGCCGAGGGCATCCTCGGCATCCAGATCCCGTACTACGTGCTCCTCGACATGAAGGGCTTCGCCAATCTGGTGGACGCCCTCGGCGGCGTCGACATCACCGTCGACGAGCGTCTGCCCAAGGGCGGGCCCGCTTACGACGGCCAGCCCGTCGACGACTGGGCCTTCGGATGGATCGAGCCGGGCGCGCAGCACATGGACGGCGACACCGCGCAGTGGTACGCCCGCTCGCGCTACACGACGAGCGACTTCGACCGCATGCGGCGCCAGCGCCAGCTGCAGGAGGCGATCCTCGCGCAGTTCACCCCCCAGAACGTCCTCACCCACTTCCAGGAGGTGGCCGCGGCGGGGACGAACATCGTCGAGACCGACCTCCCGCAGGGGCTCATCGCCCCGACGCTGGTCGACCTCGCGCTGAAGGCGAAGGACCAGCCCGTCTCGACCATCGAGCTCACGCCCGACGGCGGGGTCGACGAGTTCGACCCGGACTACGCCCAGGTCCAGCAGATGGTCCACGACAAGCTGCATCCCCCCACCGAGACGGAGACACCCGCCCCGTGA
- the purE gene encoding 5-(carboxyamino)imidazole ribonucleotide mutase, whose amino-acid sequence MGSDSDWRVMNAASEVLTEFGIPHEVEVVSAHRTPDKLVRYGREARARGLRAIIAGAGGAAHLPGMLASVTALPVIGVPVQLATLDGLDSLLSIVQMPAGIPVATVSINGAKNAGLLAARVLGAADPEIGDRVEAYARDLEIQVEEKNRRLKESL is encoded by the coding sequence ATGGGCTCCGACTCCGACTGGCGGGTGATGAACGCGGCCTCCGAGGTGCTCACCGAGTTCGGCATCCCTCACGAGGTCGAGGTCGTCTCGGCCCACCGCACTCCCGACAAGCTCGTGCGGTACGGGCGGGAGGCCCGCGCCCGGGGGCTCCGCGCCATCATCGCCGGGGCCGGGGGTGCCGCGCACCTGCCCGGCATGTTGGCATCCGTCACCGCCCTGCCCGTGATCGGCGTCCCCGTCCAGCTCGCCACCCTCGATGGACTGGACTCGCTCCTGAGCATCGTGCAGATGCCTGCGGGGATCCCCGTGGCGACCGTGTCGATCAACGGGGCGAAGAACGCGGGACTCCTGGCCGCTCGCGTCCTCGGCGCGGCCGACCCCGAGATCGGCGACCGCGTCGAGGCCTACGCGCGCGACCTGGAGATCCAGGTCGAAGAGAAGAACCGCCGACTCAAGGAGTCCCTATGA
- a CDS encoding 5-(carboxyamino)imidazole ribonucleotide synthase, translating into MALRVGVIGGGQLARMMIAPAVELGIEIRVLAEDEGMSAALAASAVGDYRDAETVLAFARDVDVITFDHEHVPQDVLAALVDAGVPVHPGPAPLAVAQDKLVMRTRMAELGLPQPDWAAVADAAELQAFLDAHGGRAVVKTPRGGYDGKGVRVVSASTEADDWFAALAEDGNGGALLVEELVDFTRELAQQVARRPSGEVRAYPVVETVQRGGVCTEVVAPAPRADARVQRVAADIGVAVADGLGVTGMLAVELFETSDQRILINELAMRPHNSGHWTQDGAVTSQFEQHLRAVLDLPLGSTDATAPWAVMINVLGGPAEGTLEERFPAALEAHPAAKVHTYGKAPRPGRKVGHVNVTGEDLDDVVYEARAAAAFFD; encoded by the coding sequence ATGGCGCTGCGAGTCGGAGTGATCGGTGGCGGACAGCTGGCGCGGATGATGATCGCGCCCGCCGTCGAACTGGGGATCGAGATCCGCGTCCTCGCCGAGGACGAGGGCATGTCGGCCGCGCTCGCGGCGTCGGCGGTGGGCGACTACCGCGACGCCGAGACGGTGCTGGCCTTCGCGCGCGACGTCGACGTCATCACCTTCGATCACGAGCACGTGCCGCAGGACGTGCTCGCCGCGCTCGTCGACGCCGGCGTTCCCGTCCACCCCGGACCCGCGCCGCTCGCCGTCGCACAGGACAAGCTCGTCATGCGGACGCGCATGGCCGAGCTGGGCCTTCCGCAGCCCGACTGGGCCGCGGTCGCCGACGCCGCCGAGCTTCAGGCCTTCCTCGACGCCCACGGCGGTCGTGCCGTGGTCAAGACGCCCCGGGGCGGGTACGACGGCAAGGGCGTGCGGGTCGTCTCCGCGTCCACGGAGGCCGACGACTGGTTCGCCGCTCTCGCCGAGGACGGCAACGGCGGTGCGCTCCTCGTCGAAGAACTCGTGGACTTCACTCGCGAGCTCGCCCAGCAGGTGGCCCGCCGCCCGTCGGGGGAGGTGCGGGCGTATCCCGTCGTCGAGACCGTGCAGCGCGGCGGGGTCTGCACCGAGGTCGTGGCGCCCGCTCCCCGCGCCGATGCCCGTGTCCAGCGGGTCGCCGCCGACATCGGCGTCGCCGTCGCGGACGGACTCGGCGTCACCGGCATGCTCGCCGTCGAGCTCTTCGAGACCAGCGACCAGCGCATCCTCATCAACGAACTCGCGATGCGTCCGCACAACAGCGGCCATTGGACGCAGGACGGCGCGGTCACGAGCCAGTTCGAGCAGCACCTGCGGGCTGTCCTCGACCTTCCGCTCGGATCGACGGATGCCACCGCCCCCTGGGCGGTCATGATCAACGTTCTCGGCGGTCCCGCCGAGGGGACGCTCGAGGAGCGCTTCCCGGCCGCGCTCGAGGCCCACCCGGCCGCGAAGGTCCACACGTACGGCAAGGCCCCGCGCCCCGGTCGCAAGGTGGGGCACGTCAACGTGACGGGCGAGGATCTCGACGACGTCGTGTACGAAGCGCGCGCGGCGGCGGCGTTCTTCGACTGA
- a CDS encoding PH domain-containing protein → MTQPTSYGGRPRTPAPGAAAPELRIARIRSHARRLVWSALVLIAVAGATTYFYDNLPAPFENWMLVSAAAAVVLLLVVLPYIVWLSHSWTITTRRVIERSGFFGSRRQEISHVRGYSIQMRRGVLQRLWGAGTLTLSNGVEPPLRMKNVPQAVLLHETLVDQVEVNQILAHRDSQAFGSGSVDV, encoded by the coding sequence GTGACCCAGCCGACCAGCTACGGAGGGCGCCCGCGCACGCCGGCGCCCGGTGCCGCGGCTCCCGAGCTGCGTATCGCGCGGATCCGTTCGCACGCCCGGCGCCTCGTGTGGTCGGCCCTCGTGCTGATCGCCGTCGCGGGGGCGACGACGTACTTCTACGACAACCTGCCCGCTCCGTTCGAGAACTGGATGCTCGTGAGCGCGGCCGCGGCCGTCGTGCTGCTGCTCGTCGTGCTGCCGTACATCGTGTGGCTCTCGCACTCGTGGACGATCACCACCCGACGCGTGATCGAGCGCTCGGGCTTTTTCGGCTCGCGTCGTCAGGAGATCTCCCACGTGCGCGGCTACTCGATCCAGATGCGCCGGGGCGTCCTGCAGCGCCTCTGGGGCGCGGGGACGCTCACGCTCTCGAACGGCGTGGAGCCGCCGCTGCGGATGAAGAACGTGCCGCAGGCCGTCCTCCTGCACGAGACGCTCGTCGACCAGGTCGAGGTCAACCAGATCCTCGCGCACCGCGACTCGCAGGCGTTCGGCTCCGGCTCCGTCGACGTCTGA
- a CDS encoding biotin--[acetyl-CoA-carboxylase] ligase, protein MPIPEAGYPRTAAVSPRVQVVETTDSTNADVVAAVAADPAGWPHLSLLVTRDQRAGRGRLDRSWTAPAGTAIAVSVVVDASTVPPALRGWIPLAAGAAMTRAVGAQLAGHSGTTELKWPNDVLVDGGKICGILAEAVPGTFDTVVVGAGVNTRMSRADLPVTTATSFAAIGAECDEDRLIADYVTGLSELLTALSGGREERVHSDIEKLCATVGRDVTVSLPDGTTLSGRATRLDETGRLVVEAGTIVEAVSAGDVVHVR, encoded by the coding sequence ATGCCGATCCCCGAAGCCGGATACCCGCGCACCGCCGCCGTCAGCCCCCGCGTCCAGGTGGTCGAGACCACCGACTCCACCAACGCCGATGTCGTCGCGGCGGTCGCCGCGGACCCCGCGGGCTGGCCGCACCTCTCTCTCCTCGTCACGCGCGACCAGCGCGCCGGACGGGGGCGCCTCGACCGCAGCTGGACCGCCCCGGCGGGGACGGCGATCGCCGTCTCGGTCGTGGTCGACGCCTCGACCGTGCCCCCGGCGCTGCGCGGCTGGATCCCGCTCGCGGCAGGGGCGGCGATGACGCGTGCGGTGGGTGCCCAGCTCGCCGGGCACAGCGGCACGACGGAGCTGAAGTGGCCGAACGACGTGCTCGTGGACGGGGGCAAGATCTGCGGCATCTTGGCCGAGGCGGTGCCCGGAACGTTCGACACCGTCGTGGTGGGGGCGGGCGTGAACACGCGGATGAGCCGAGCCGATCTCCCCGTGACGACCGCGACCTCGTTCGCGGCGATCGGAGCGGAGTGCGACGAGGACCGCCTCATCGCGGACTACGTCACGGGACTCTCCGAACTCCTGACTGCGCTCTCCGGGGGTCGCGAGGAGCGCGTGCACAGCGACATCGAGAAGCTCTGCGCCACGGTGGGCCGGGACGTGACCGTCTCCCTCCCCGACGGCACGACGCTCTCGGGTCGCGCGACGCGTCTGGACGAGACGGGCCGGTTGGTCGTGGAGGCGGGAACGATCGTCGAGGCCGTGTCGGCGGGCGACGTCGTCCACGTGCGCTGA